A part of Pseudomonas sp. HR96 genomic DNA contains:
- a CDS encoding response regulator transcription factor produces the protein MQSILIVDDHPVIRLGVRMILENEGYNVVGESDNGADAMRLIRDHMPDLIILDIGIPKLDGLECLTRFNSMQLPAKVLILTAQAPALFAIRCMQSGAAGYVSKRECLSELLSAIKAVLAGYNYFPSEAVSQPRGSAQQVREIERFQEVNDRELMVLQLFAQGRSNRDIADGMFLSSKTVSTYKKRLMHKLEVGSLVELIEMAKRNALI, from the coding sequence ATGCAATCAATCCTTATCGTCGACGATCACCCGGTGATCCGCCTGGGTGTGCGGATGATCCTGGAAAACGAAGGCTACAACGTGGTCGGTGAATCCGATAACGGCGCCGACGCCATGCGCCTGATACGCGACCACATGCCCGACCTGATCATCCTCGACATCGGCATCCCCAAGCTCGACGGCCTGGAATGCCTGACCCGCTTCAACTCCATGCAGCTGCCCGCCAAGGTGCTGATCCTCACCGCCCAGGCGCCGGCGCTGTTTGCCATACGCTGCATGCAATCAGGGGCTGCCGGCTACGTGTCCAAGCGCGAGTGCCTGAGCGAGCTGCTCAGCGCGATCAAGGCCGTGCTGGCGGGCTACAACTACTTCCCCAGCGAAGCCGTGTCGCAGCCCAGAGGCTCGGCGCAGCAGGTGCGCGAAATCGAGCGATTCCAGGAGGTCAACGATCGCGAACTGATGGTGCTGCAGCTGTTCGCCCAAGGCCGCTCGAACCGTGACATTGCCGATGGCATGTTCCTCAGCAGCAAGACCGTCAGCACCTACAAGAAGCGCTTGATGCACAAGCTGGAGGTGGGCTCGCTGGTGGAGCTGATCGAAATGGCCAAACGCAACGCGCTGATCTAG
- a CDS encoding phage holin family protein — MSSLDTETPSAKTGPTSRRLGAALLGLLHSHIELFGIELQEQKARTLSLLLFAGLALVFALLALVALSGLVLILLWDTYRMAGMLGLCIFYVLAGIFCALRLKAAIFDESSPFSGTLHELANDRERLLP, encoded by the coding sequence ATGTCCTCACTCGATACTGAAACTCCGTCCGCCAAGACCGGCCCAACCAGCCGTCGCCTCGGCGCTGCGCTGCTGGGGCTGCTGCACAGCCACATCGAGCTGTTCGGCATCGAGCTGCAGGAACAGAAAGCGCGCACCTTGAGCCTGTTGCTGTTCGCCGGCCTGGCGCTGGTGTTCGCTCTGCTCGCGCTGGTCGCCCTGTCCGGCCTGGTGCTTATCCTGCTGTGGGACACCTACCGCATGGCCGGCATGCTGGGCCTGTGCATCTTTTACGTACTGGCGGGCATCTTCTGCGCCCTGCGGCTCAAGGCCGCGATCTTCGACGAATCCTCGCCATTCAGCGGTACGCTGCATGAACTGGCCAACGACCGCGAGCGACTGCTGCCATGA
- a CDS encoding deoxyguanosinetriphosphate triphosphohydrolase, translating to MDWHTLLNRERLGKPLHSPEELGRSPFHKDHDRIIFSGAFRRLGRKTQVHPVFSNDHIHTRLTHSLEVSCVGRSLGMRVGETLRAQLPDWCEPSDLGMVVQSACLAHDIGNPPFGHSGEDAIRHWFQQAAGRGWLDAMSPTERLDFLNFEGNAQGFRVLTQLEYHQFDGGTRLTYATLGTYLKYPWTARHADSLGYKKHKFGCYQSELPLLEQIAQKLGLPQLEDQRWARHPLVYLMEAADDICYALIDLEDGLEMELLEYAEVEALLLGLVGDDLPETYRLLGPDDSRRRKLAILRGKAIEHLTNAAARAFVEQQTALLAGTLEGDLVEHMHGPAKRCVLDAKDMARNKIFQDKRKTLHEIGAYTTLEVLLNAFCSAALEQHGGRTPSFKHRRILDLLGNNAPAPHAPLHDSFMRMIDFIAGMTDSYASEMAGEMTGRGKGF from the coding sequence TTGGACTGGCATACCCTGCTCAACCGCGAGCGGCTGGGCAAGCCCCTGCACAGCCCCGAAGAACTGGGCCGCAGCCCGTTTCACAAGGACCACGACCGCATCATCTTTTCCGGAGCGTTCCGCCGCCTGGGTCGCAAGACCCAGGTACACCCGGTGTTCAGCAACGATCACATCCATACCCGCCTGACCCATTCCCTGGAAGTCAGCTGCGTGGGCCGCTCGCTGGGCATGCGCGTGGGCGAGACCCTGCGCGCGCAACTGCCGGACTGGTGCGAGCCGAGTGACCTGGGCATGGTGGTGCAGTCGGCGTGCCTGGCCCATGACATCGGCAACCCGCCCTTCGGTCACTCTGGTGAAGACGCCATCCGCCACTGGTTCCAGCAGGCCGCCGGGCGTGGCTGGTTGGACGCCATGAGCCCCACTGAAAGGCTCGACTTCCTCAATTTCGAAGGCAATGCCCAAGGCTTTCGTGTGCTCACCCAGCTGGAATACCACCAGTTCGATGGCGGCACACGCCTGACCTACGCCACCCTGGGCACCTACCTCAAATACCCCTGGACGGCTCGCCACGCCGATTCCCTGGGCTACAAGAAGCACAAGTTCGGCTGCTATCAAAGCGAGCTGCCGCTGCTCGAACAAATCGCCCAGAAACTCGGCCTGCCACAGCTGGAAGATCAACGCTGGGCGCGCCACCCGCTGGTTTATCTGATGGAAGCAGCCGACGACATCTGCTACGCGCTGATCGACCTCGAAGACGGCCTTGAGATGGAGCTGCTCGAATACGCCGAGGTCGAGGCGCTGCTGCTCGGGCTGGTCGGCGATGACCTGCCGGAAACCTACCGCTTGCTGGGCCCCGACGACTCGCGTCGGCGCAAATTGGCGATCCTGCGCGGCAAGGCCATCGAACACCTGACCAACGCCGCCGCACGGGCCTTTGTCGAGCAGCAGACAGCGCTGCTGGCGGGCACCCTGGAGGGCGATCTGGTGGAGCACATGCACGGCCCGGCCAAGCGCTGCGTGCTCGATGCCAAGGACATGGCACGCAACAAGATCTTCCAGGACAAGCGCAAGACCCTGCACGAGATCGGCGCCTATACCACCCTCGAAGTGCTGCTCAACGCCTTCTGCAGCGCGGCGCTGGAACAGCACGGCGGCCGCACGCCGTCGTTCAAGCACCGGCGCATCCTCGACCTGCTGGGCAACAACGCCCCTGCGCCGCACGCGCCCCTGCACGACTCGTTCATGCGCATGATCGATTTCATCGCCGGTATGACCGACAGCTACGCCAGCGAGATGGCCGGAGAAATGACCGGGCGCGGCAAGGGTTTCTGA
- a CDS encoding DUF883 family protein yields MVSATAKQAQEVLTADFQTLVKDTEKLLAHTANLAGEQADELRAQINESLQRARETLKATTEAAKVRSQEAVATAEDYVQAKPWQAIGVAAGVGFLIGLLATRN; encoded by the coding sequence ATGGTCAGCGCCACCGCCAAGCAGGCTCAGGAAGTACTTACAGCCGATTTCCAGACGCTCGTCAAAGACACCGAGAAGCTTCTCGCCCACACCGCCAACCTGGCCGGTGAGCAGGCCGATGAGCTGCGTGCGCAGATCAACGAAAGCCTGCAGCGCGCCCGCGAAACGCTGAAGGCCACCACCGAGGCGGCCAAAGTGCGCAGCCAGGAGGCGGTCGCCACCGCCGAGGACTACGTTCAGGCCAAGCCCTGGCAGGCGATCGGCGTAGCTGCCGGCGTGGGCTTCCTCATCGGCTTGCTGGCAACCCGGAACTGA
- a CDS encoding diguanylate cyclase, protein MSLHAVRPKILGFISEDASAWLVALLALVAGGLLTVLLAVTTAELYRHQLEQRFDLLASERSSRIEERFMEQVQRLDDLRRFFVYSQNVSRAEFDGFARPLLARTQAYSWMPWVRDAQREQFEAQARAEGLANFQIRQIGPGNSLEVASRRAEYFPVYFSQSQTQQPLPLGLDSASESVRRATLEQARRSARMAVSQPLNLVNVEPRYTRGLLLVVPVPALASGELRGYVSALISVQQLLAEGLPSAEEDNLAVVISDLSSGSEHEVLYRSAATPVEGDLHATHMLHMADRTYQLDILPSRVFLQANQTGAVAAMVAFGVLLSLLLAALLYVLVSQRQRAQRRVEQSTWQLRVSEQELRATHNRLRNILDAATQVAIIATDLRGIINMFNAGAEKMLGYSAADAVGRLALIDLHLPEQLVARAAALSQQLGRDVPMAQAMLMDTVCENDRRAQEWTLARRDGSQLTVNMLATPVMDERGHCVGHLAICIDVTESRQVLEALAARDRLLEKLSAEVPGGIFQFRRDPGGIPGFTYVSQGMAELYELDTQRLLADGWAALERIHPQDAERISQSIVHSAEHLTAWREEYRVVLPSRGVRWLRGESTPEPHVDGGTLWHGYLSDITDLKQIEEELRALSVTDSLTGIFNRRYFQQRLKSEMARSQRDHLQMSLIMLDIDHFKRINDQFGHATGDKALQAMCERIGQRVRRTDVFCRLGGEEFMVLCPNTTSEQAYTLACELWQGLRSAPIDGVGKVTASFGVASWRGEEGADALLLRADSGVYAAKQAGRDRVEPELP, encoded by the coding sequence ATGTCCTTGCATGCCGTCCGCCCGAAGATACTCGGCTTCATCAGTGAAGATGCCTCGGCATGGCTGGTGGCCCTGCTGGCACTGGTCGCCGGCGGCCTGCTCACCGTATTGCTGGCCGTGACCACTGCCGAACTCTACCGGCACCAGCTCGAACAGCGCTTCGACCTGCTGGCCAGTGAGCGCAGCAGTCGCATCGAAGAGCGCTTCATGGAGCAGGTGCAGCGGCTCGATGACCTGCGGCGTTTTTTCGTCTATTCGCAGAACGTCTCGCGCGCCGAGTTCGACGGCTTCGCCCGGCCATTGCTGGCGCGCACCCAGGCCTATTCATGGATGCCCTGGGTGCGCGATGCCCAGCGTGAGCAGTTCGAGGCACAGGCCCGGGCCGAAGGCCTGGCCAACTTTCAGATTCGCCAGATCGGCCCCGGCAACTCGCTGGAGGTCGCCAGCCGGCGTGCCGAGTACTTTCCGGTGTATTTCAGCCAGTCGCAGACCCAGCAGCCGCTGCCGCTGGGTTTGGACAGCGCCAGTGAGAGTGTGCGCCGCGCCACCCTGGAGCAGGCGCGCAGGTCCGCACGCATGGCGGTGTCCCAGCCGCTGAACCTGGTCAATGTCGAGCCGCGCTATACCCGCGGTCTGTTGCTGGTGGTGCCGGTGCCGGCCCTGGCGTCCGGCGAGTTGCGTGGCTACGTTTCGGCGCTGATCAGCGTCCAGCAGTTGCTCGCCGAGGGGCTGCCCTCGGCCGAGGAAGACAACCTGGCGGTGGTGATCTCCGACTTGTCCAGCGGCAGCGAACATGAGGTGTTGTACCGTTCGGCGGCGACACCCGTGGAGGGTGATCTGCACGCCACGCACATGCTGCACATGGCCGACCGCACCTACCAGCTCGATATCCTGCCCAGCCGCGTGTTCCTGCAGGCCAACCAGACCGGCGCGGTGGCCGCCATGGTAGCCTTCGGCGTGCTTCTCAGCCTGCTGCTTGCGGCGCTGCTGTACGTGCTGGTCAGCCAGCGCCAGCGCGCCCAGCGACGGGTCGAGCAGAGCACCTGGCAGCTGCGCGTCAGCGAGCAGGAGCTGCGCGCCACCCATAACCGCCTGCGCAATATCCTCGATGCGGCGACCCAGGTGGCGATCATCGCCACCGACCTGCGCGGCATCATCAATATGTTCAACGCCGGCGCCGAGAAAATGCTCGGCTACAGCGCCGCCGACGCGGTGGGGCGGCTGGCGTTGATCGACCTGCACCTGCCCGAGCAGCTGGTGGCCCGCGCGGCGGCCCTGAGCCAGCAGCTGGGCCGTGACGTGCCCATGGCCCAGGCGATGCTGATGGATACGGTGTGCGAGAACGACCGCCGCGCCCAGGAGTGGACCCTGGCGCGTCGCGACGGCAGCCAGCTGACGGTCAACATGCTGGCCACCCCGGTGATGGACGAGCGGGGCCATTGTGTCGGTCACTTGGCCATCTGCATCGATGTGACCGAGAGTCGCCAGGTGCTCGAAGCCCTGGCGGCCCGTGATCGGCTGTTGGAAAAGCTCAGCGCCGAGGTGCCCGGGGGCATCTTTCAGTTTCGCCGCGACCCTGGCGGCATCCCCGGCTTCACCTATGTCAGCCAGGGCATGGCTGAACTCTATGAGCTGGACACCCAGCGGCTGCTGGCCGACGGCTGGGCGGCGCTGGAGCGGATTCATCCCCAGGACGCCGAGCGCATCAGCCAGTCGATCGTGCATTCGGCCGAGCACTTGACTGCCTGGCGCGAGGAGTATCGCGTGGTACTGCCCAGCCGCGGGGTGCGCTGGCTGCGCGGCGAATCGACCCCTGAGCCCCATGTCGACGGCGGTACGCTATGGCACGGCTATCTCAGCGACATCACCGACCTCAAACAGATCGAAGAGGAGCTGCGCGCCCTGTCGGTGACCGATTCGCTGACCGGTATCTTCAACCGGCGCTATTTCCAGCAGCGGCTCAAGTCGGAGATGGCCCGTTCTCAGCGCGATCATTTGCAGATGTCGCTGATCATGCTGGACATCGACCATTTCAAGCGGATCAACGACCAGTTCGGCCACGCCACCGGCGACAAGGCCCTGCAGGCGATGTGCGAGCGCATCGGCCAGCGGGTGCGGCGCACTGACGTGTTCTGCCGACTGGGCGGCGAGGAGTTCATGGTGCTGTGCCCCAATACCACCAGCGAGCAGGCCTACACCTTGGCTTGCGAGCTGTGGCAGGGCCTGCGCAGTGCGCCGATCGATGGCGTCGGCAAGGTCACCGCCAGCTTCGGCGTGGCCAGCTGGCGCGGCGAGGAGGGCGCCGACGCGCTGCTGCTGCGCGCCGATTCCGGGGTGTATGCGGCCAAGCAGGCCGGCCGTGACCGGGTCGAACCGGAGTTGCCTTGA
- a CDS encoding EAL domain-containing protein produces the protein MIDGQPLACFQPFIDTATGRIAGIEALGRLRGADGRLASVGPLFADPRAPMAALRQLDRQIRDDALSRLHEAPDDWFLSINISPRWINRLRPGQALPSLKQLRQHGVAAERVVFEITELGGDIQRLAAVVGRYREAGARIAIDDFGAGYSQLDRVLALQPDILKLDMRLFQAAARGGPSSEVVKALAQMAEKTGCWIIAEGVETEAELHFALECGSRYVQGFLFAGAEASFFAADAFVAQFAVLRERYVQKKLAERARLMTLRQQLVQLMAVLQGWAMNGAALDRLPAPADWPWVLRFYQCDRHGTQLTPNLEWRDQAWRSDSSYLGHNWSWRPYFYHLLAEGWEERRVTLSNTYRDATSNQYCLTAGQFFDGGQRLMLIDIDAAAL, from the coding sequence GTGATCGACGGGCAACCGCTCGCTTGCTTTCAGCCATTCATCGACACCGCCACCGGCCGCATCGCCGGCATCGAAGCCCTGGGTCGCCTGCGGGGCGCCGATGGCCGGCTGGCCTCGGTCGGGCCACTGTTCGCCGACCCGCGCGCGCCCATGGCGGCGTTGCGCCAACTCGACCGGCAGATCCGCGACGACGCCTTGAGCCGCTTGCACGAAGCGCCAGATGACTGGTTCCTGAGCATCAATATCTCGCCGCGCTGGATCAACCGCCTGCGCCCCGGCCAGGCCCTGCCCAGCCTCAAGCAACTGCGCCAGCACGGTGTCGCAGCCGAACGCGTGGTGTTCGAGATCACCGAGCTGGGCGGCGATATCCAGCGCCTGGCTGCCGTGGTCGGCCGCTACCGTGAAGCCGGCGCGCGCATTGCCATCGACGATTTCGGCGCCGGCTATTCCCAGCTCGATCGCGTGCTGGCCTTGCAGCCGGATATTCTCAAGCTGGACATGCGCCTGTTCCAGGCTGCCGCTCGCGGCGGGCCCAGTAGCGAAGTGGTGAAGGCGCTGGCGCAAATGGCGGAGAAGACCGGCTGCTGGATCATTGCCGAAGGGGTGGAAACCGAGGCTGAACTGCACTTTGCCCTGGAATGCGGCTCGCGCTACGTGCAGGGGTTTCTGTTCGCCGGAGCCGAAGCCTCGTTCTTCGCCGCCGATGCCTTCGTGGCGCAGTTTGCCGTACTGCGCGAACGCTATGTGCAGAAGAAACTGGCCGAGCGTGCCCGCCTGATGACCCTGCGCCAGCAACTGGTGCAGCTCATGGCCGTTTTGCAGGGCTGGGCCATGAACGGCGCAGCGCTTGACCGGCTGCCCGCCCCGGCCGACTGGCCGTGGGTGCTGCGCTTTTATCAGTGCGACCGGCACGGCACCCAACTGACCCCCAACCTGGAATGGCGCGACCAGGCCTGGCGCTCGGACAGCAGCTACCTGGGCCACAACTGGTCCTGGCGTCCATACTTCTACCACTTGCTCGCCGAGGGCTGGGAGGAACGCCGGGTGACGCTGTCCAACACCTACCGCGACGCCACCAGCAACCAGTACTGCCTGACCGCCGGCCAATTCTTCGACGGCGGCCAGCGGCTGATGCTGATCGATATCGACGCGGCAGCGCTGTAG
- the dacB gene encoding D-alanyl-D-alanine carboxypeptidase/D-alanyl-D-alanine-endopeptidase, whose product MIKSFRSLILTCALLPLALPLAAAPLNTSLPPKVAQALKASQLGDNALSLVMLPLTGPGTPTVYNADTSVQPASTMKLVTTFSALEMLGPNYQWKTEFYTDGTLSDGILHGNLYLKGGGDPKLNMEKLWLLLRDLRANGVTQVTGDLVLDRSYFVQPALPDFDDDGGDDNAPFLVRPDALMINLKALRFVARNDSGKVLVAVEPPIATIRVDNQVKPLNSKDCSGDVRYNPVTQPDGSISVVVSGELGIGCSSQTYLSLLDHPAYAAGAVRAIWGELGGSIEGADREAAVPKDARLLARAFSPDLAEIIRDINKYSNNTMAQQLYLSLGEKFRTDADTDDGRAAQRVIRQWLAQKGITSPHLVMENGSGLSRAERVSARELANMLQAAWKSPYQAEFMSSMPIVGLDGTMRKRLKNTAMAGEGHIKTGTLNTVRAIAGFSRDSNGNTWAVVAILNDPKPFGASSVLDQVLLSLYAQPRAVDTSPKL is encoded by the coding sequence ATGATCAAATCGTTTCGCTCACTCATCCTGACCTGCGCGCTTTTGCCACTGGCCCTGCCCCTGGCCGCCGCCCCGCTGAACACCTCCCTGCCGCCCAAGGTGGCGCAAGCCCTCAAGGCCAGCCAACTGGGCGACAACGCGCTGTCGCTGGTGATGCTGCCGCTCACCGGCCCCGGCACCCCCACGGTGTACAACGCCGATACCTCGGTGCAACCGGCCTCCACCATGAAACTGGTGACCACCTTCTCCGCCCTGGAAATGCTCGGTCCCAACTATCAGTGGAAGACCGAGTTCTATACCGACGGCACCCTGAGCGACGGCATCCTGCACGGCAACCTGTACCTCAAGGGCGGCGGTGATCCCAAGCTGAACATGGAGAAACTCTGGCTGCTGCTGCGCGACCTGCGCGCCAACGGCGTGACCCAGGTCACCGGCGACCTGGTGCTGGACCGCAGCTACTTCGTTCAGCCTGCCCTGCCCGACTTCGACGACGATGGCGGTGATGACAACGCGCCATTTCTGGTACGCCCCGACGCCCTGATGATCAACCTCAAGGCGCTGCGCTTCGTCGCTCGCAACGACTCGGGCAAGGTGCTGGTAGCGGTCGAGCCGCCGATCGCCACCATCCGCGTCGACAACCAGGTCAAGCCGCTCAACAGCAAGGACTGCTCGGGCGACGTGCGCTACAACCCGGTGACGCAACCGGACGGCAGCATCAGCGTGGTAGTCAGCGGCGAACTGGGAATCGGCTGCAGCTCGCAGACCTACCTGTCGCTGCTCGATCACCCGGCCTATGCTGCGGGCGCGGTGCGGGCGATCTGGGGCGAGCTGGGTGGCAGCATCGAGGGCGCCGACCGCGAGGCGGCCGTGCCCAAGGACGCGCGCCTGCTGGCCCGGGCCTTTTCGCCGGACCTGGCGGAGATCATTCGCGACATCAACAAGTACAGCAACAACACCATGGCCCAGCAGCTGTACCTGAGCCTGGGCGAAAAATTCCGCACCGATGCCGACACCGATGACGGCAGGGCGGCGCAACGGGTGATTCGCCAGTGGCTGGCGCAGAAGGGCATCACTTCGCCGCATCTGGTCATGGAAAACGGCTCCGGCCTGTCCCGGGCCGAGCGGGTCAGTGCGCGGGAGTTGGCCAACATGCTTCAGGCCGCATGGAAGAGCCCGTACCAGGCCGAGTTCATGAGCTCTATGCCGATCGTCGGGCTCGACGGGACCATGCGCAAGCGCCTGAAAAACACGGCCATGGCCGGCGAGGGCCATATCAAGACCGGCACCCTGAATACCGTTCGCGCCATCGCCGGTTTCAGCCGTGACAGCAACGGCAACACATGGGCTGTGGTGGCGATCCTCAACGACCCGAAACCCTTCGGCGCCTCGTCGGTGCTCGACCAAGTGCTGCTGAGCCTGTATGCGCAGCCGCGGGCGGTGGACACGTCGCCGAAGTTGTAG
- a CDS encoding YggL family protein: MATNRSRRLRKKLCVDEFQELGFELNLDFKEDLADDAIDAFLDAFLTEAMDANGLDYVGGDDFGLVCLAKRGSVSEEQRSAVEAWLKARPELTKVEVSPLLDAWYPEKPVNPAA; this comes from the coding sequence ATGGCCACTAACCGCTCCCGTCGTCTGCGCAAAAAACTTTGCGTCGACGAATTCCAGGAATTGGGTTTCGAACTGAACCTGGATTTCAAGGAAGATCTGGCTGACGACGCAATCGATGCCTTCCTCGACGCCTTCCTGACCGAGGCTATGGACGCCAACGGCCTGGACTACGTGGGTGGCGACGACTTCGGCCTGGTGTGCCTGGCCAAGCGTGGCTCGGTCAGCGAAGAGCAGCGCAGCGCCGTCGAAGCCTGGCTCAAGGCCCGTCCGGAATTGACCAAGGTCGAAGTCAGCCCCCTGCTCGACGCCTGGTACCCGGAAAAGCCGGTCAACCCGGCTGCCTGA